From Fibrobacter sp.:
TATCTGAAAAACGTGATAAAGAATCCTGACATCATCGTTGGCGACTACACCTACTACGATGACCCGGTTGATTCTGAAGGGTTTGAAAGAAATGTTCTTTACCACTACCCTTTTATGGGTGATAAGCTGATCATCGGGAAATTCTGTGCTATTGCACGTGATGTCAAATTTATCATGAATGGCGCGAATCATAAAATTGATGCATTCTCAACCTATCCTTTTTCAATTTTTGGGAATGGATGGGAAAGGGTGACACCGAAAATGGAGGAGTTGCCATACAAGGGAGATACTGTAATTGGAAATGATGTCTGGGTCGGATATGACTCTTTGATAATGCCGGGCGTTAAAGTTGGAAATGGAGCAATAATAGCGGCAAGGTCAGTGGTTGTGAAAGACGTTGCCCCATATTCAGTTGTCGGTGGAAATCCGGCAAAGGAGATCCGGAAACGATTTGATGAAAATCTGATAAACCTCCTTCAACTGGCAGAATGGTGGAATTGGCCTGCCGAAAAAATATCCAGACATCTGGAAATTCTCACTTCGAACAATGAGGCAGAACTGAGAAAGATAATCGAGAATAATATGTAATACTGTCGCTGATATGTCGAAAAACGGTCCGATTCAAATTGTAAACTAGGGAGATCCTGGTTGACGGTGGAAGCCAGCAGGTGAAAGGATGGATCACATTTCAGACCACTGGAGTTGACTTTTCAAAAATCTCAACAGCAAAGCTGACTCTGTATGTAAATCACGTGCAGGCTCCGGGAGCACTGGAGAACTATCCGCTGAAATCTGCCATTACTGCACCGGAGAACAATGTACCGCTTGCATCTATCAAAACAGGCGATACGGCTGCAGCAGTGGTGGCGCTCAGTACCACCGATGTGGAAAAAATGGTGCAGGTTGATCTGACTAAGCACCTGAAGAGCGGTACGTTTCACGGTGTTGCGTTGATGTCCGATGATGGGCTGGAGGCATCGTTTGATTCCAGGGAGGGACGTCTGCGCCGATGATTTTGCTGACACATGATATCGAGAGCGCGGCATCCAGATGGCATAGCAGCCCGGGTGTACCAAACGAGAGTTTGGGCAAGGATGGAGACTACCACCTGAACACCACCACCGGAGATGTATCGGTAAAGAGCAGCGGTGTATGGACAGTAGCGATGAACGTGGTGGGTGATATGGGTCCTGAGGGCCCGGCCGGACCCATTGGTCCAGCGGGTCCTCAAGGAGTACCGGGTGAAGCCGGTCACAGCCCTGCCACAACATCCACAACAAATCTGGCTGTTGGTAACAGCGGCAGCATATCTCTCATTCTTGCCAACAACCGGAATGCCTTTGGTTTTGGCCAGCGAATCCGTATAGCCAGCATTGCATCACCGGTAAACTGGATGTAAGGTGTGATAATTAAGTACAATGAAAACACAGGAGCGGCTACAGTTGCATTGGATAACAGCGCGGGAAGCGGTGAATTCAATTCATGGGCGGTCACGGTTGCAGGTACCTTTCCTCTTGGGATCGCCAGGGGTGATATGCAGTACTGGGATGGATCAAAGTGGATACGGATAGCAGTTGGCAAGGCTGGTGATGTGTTGACACTGGTTGGTAAGAATCCGGTACCGGTTTGGCAATGGAAGCCAATAGAGCAGATGATGGACATTCCCGGAGGTCTTCGGGATTCCGTTGGTGGATATCACTACCAGTATATCTACGGTTGGTGGTGGAGTGCTACAGAGCGCGATGCAGTATACGCATACACCTATGACCTAAACCACTCTACTGTACATATGCGCAGGGGAGAGACCAATAAGAGGTGGGGGATTTCTGTTCGTTTAGTCAGGGATCTGAATAGTATTTTCTATTTGAATATTTGATGAGCCCGCACGAAGCGCGCGGGCTCGTTCTTTTGGTTTTTCGAATACCTTCTTCGAAAGAGAAAAGAGTTTTAAATGCTTGATACAATTAAAAAAGAAAAGTTTTCCAGAAAGACTATCTATTTACTTGCCCAAATGGAGAGAATGTCAGTAGATGTGCTTTCTAATTTTTACTCTATTGCTGGCTTTACACCTGGTATCAGATCCTGGCTTTCTTTCTTTTCAAAATTTGCATTATCTCTTGGTGTATTATTCATAGTTTCAGGTATAATTTTCTTTTTCGCTTATAATTGGCACGACCTGCACAGGTTCGCAAAACTCGCAATCGTCTCTTTTCTCCTCATTTCCTCTGCTGCCATCACTTTGTTCTCTGATTTACAAAAACTGCATGCGAAACTTTCATTGGTTGCTGC
This genomic window contains:
- the vat gene encoding Vat family streptogramin A O-acetyltransferase, with translation MIGPKPTEKHPMKGFDQVCYLKNVIKNPDIIVGDYTYYDDPVDSEGFERNVLYHYPFMGDKLIIGKFCAIARDVKFIMNGANHKIDAFSTYPFSIFGNGWERVTPKMEELPYKGDTVIGNDVWVGYDSLIMPGVKVGNGAIIAARSVVVKDVAPYSVVGGNPAKEIRKRFDENLINLLQLAEWWNWPAEKISRHLEILTSNNEAELRKIIENNM
- a CDS encoding collagen-like protein, which gives rise to MILLTHDIESAASRWHSSPGVPNESLGKDGDYHLNTTTGDVSVKSSGVWTVAMNVVGDMGPEGPAGPIGPAGPQGVPGEAGHSPATTSTTNLAVGNSGSISLILANNRNAFGFGQRIRIASIASPVNWM